In one window of Bemisia tabaci chromosome 4, PGI_BMITA_v3 DNA:
- the LOC109042600 gene encoding uncharacterized protein → MKASMSSSSLSFLLLTITHLSNLHLSDAYYSLATKFPQSAKLLPQPLKVHACYNDKSQLSSSGSKGPESVCMYKKLKSAQLNLLGYEGIIESVFSVPPACCNFTSLELKLRIDDSVTNSEQCKKAVLPAVSTNVHSSKSVLLTYEDCSQKNCSTTCEEEIRVTFRYIFSGCYQLWITPFAGENSLKAIVTPPSYMNTKYSKKKVSQYEVPVIKTKYIADGDDRGPKLIANAYFESSFFDSEQLYMSFLLLSHVDPHSEITMCYKTGVQQSNCLILWSNSQGVTECETKGVSKKNFAGCSIVDRHRLECEFYGIQPGRYCVRVDLWDERCFSNTLWSFNISHSEPCSWHHQFTAVESDTVQTVDIPESIKSVTFPYILLFMGVVFFICLVVFFGAWSTNRLLWRNVNKLFLLKNNSAYDSQYTVSFTPTPDKIEPIFTLQPTILLIYARDCQLFMDAMVIFRNVLKNVAKCEVYDCWDPNQWEKVAESTYDWVIGLASDPSVRIVVVCSEMAQLVETSLQHSSVVKYRYRHPECFDNIFIFALKYIVANTITNSYKRVFITRLEGFPPEGSRFTSLNPHTVYTIPDHFQLLIAALHHLGSKELSLKETDDEEISKFRSIVDELKLFYQKDPRYIYRMIDKS, encoded by the exons ATGAAAGCCTCAATGTCTAGTTCCTcgctttcttttcttcttttgacGATTACCCATCTTAGTAATCTACATTTAAGTGATGCCTATTACTCTTTAGCCACCAAGTTTCCTCAATCAGCC aaattactgCCACAGCCGCTGAAAGTTCATGCATGCTACAATGACAAGTCTCAATTATCGTCCTCCGGATCTAAAG GACCTGAATCTGTCTGCATGTACAAGAAATTGAAATCTGCTCAATTGAACCTTCTTGGCTACGAGGGAATCATTGAATCAGTATTCAGTGTACCCCCTGCTTGCTGCAACTTTACCAGTCTTGAACTGAAACTTCGCATCGATGACTCCGTCACTAACTCTGAACAGTGCAAGAAAGCTGTGCTCCCTGCCGTCAGCACTAATGTTCACTCCTCCAAATCAGTACTGCTCACTTATGAAGACTgctctcaaaaaaattgttctacGACCTGTGAAgaa GAAATACGCGTCACTTTCCGCTACATATTCTCTGGATGCTATCAGTTATGGATCACGCCTTTTGCTGGTGAAAATTCTCTAAAGGCTATCGTCACACCTCCCAGTTACATGAATACCAAGTATTCGAAGAAGAAAGTGTCTCAGTATGAAGTTCCTGTTATCAAAACGAAGTATATTGCAGA tggtGATGATCGTGGACCTAAACTCATTGCCAATGCCTACTTTGAAAGTTCCTTCTTTGATTCAGAGCAACTCTACATGTCATTCCTCTTGCTCAGTCATGTTGACCCTCATAGCGAAATAACGATGTGCTATAAGACCGGAGTACAACAGTCTAACTGTCTCATTCTATGG TCAAATTCTCAAGGCGTTACAGAATGTGAGACGAAAGGAGTGTCAAAGAAAAACTTTGCTGGTTGCTCTATTGTG GATCGCCATAGACTGGAGTGTGAGTTTTACGGAATACAACCTGGCCGCTATTGTGTGAGAGTTGACTTATGGGATGAAAGATGTTTCTCCAACACACTGTGGTCTTTCAACATCAGTCACTCAGAGCCATGCTCATGGCATCATCAATTCA CTGCCGTTGAATCCGATACAGTGCAAACAGTAGACATCCCGGAATCCATAAAATCTGTCACTTTTCCTTACATTCTGCTATTCATGGGCGTTGTATTCTTCATTTGTCTCGTCGTATTCTTTGGAGCGTGGTCAACTAATCGGTTGTTATGGCGCAATGTCAACAAACTGTTCTTACTCAAGAATAATAGCGCTTATGATTCGCAGTACACTGTTTCTTTTACACCCACACCAGACAAAATTGAACCTATTTTCACACTCCAACCGACCATTTTATTGATTTACGCTAGAGATTGCCAGCTTTTCATGGATGCAATGGTCATCTTCAGAAATGTGTtgaaaaatgttgccaaatgtgag GTGTATGACTGCTGGGATCCTAACCAGTGGGAAAAAGTTGCTGAATCGACCTATGACTGGGTTATCGGTCTGGCCAGTGATCCGTCCGTGAGAATTGTTGTTGTTTGTTCTGAAATGGCGCAGCTGGTTGAGACATCTCTGCAGCATTCATCTGTTGTCAAGTATCGCTACAGACATCCAGAATgttttgacaacatttttatttttgctctcaAGTACATCGTTGCAAACACAATAACCAATTCTTACAAGCGAGTTTTCATCACAAG GTTGGAGGGTTTTCCACCAGAAGGCTCTAGATTCACAAGCTTGAATCCGCACACAGTTTACACCATCCCTGATCATTTTCAGCTGTTGATAGCTGCACTTCATCA TCTTGGTTCAAAAGAACTGTCTCTGAAAGAAACTGATGATGAAGAAATCTCCAAATTCAGAAGCATAGTTGATGAACTAAAACTTTTCTACCAAAAAGATCCTCGGTATATCTATCGGATGATAGATAAAAGTTAA